A region from the Methanofollis liminatans DSM 4140 genome encodes:
- a CDS encoding CBS domain-containing protein, with translation MNGSLKIGHLFGIPIYLHWTFLLVIPLFAWIIGSQILLTTELIAGLFGTEITMTLFVSGAAPYILGTAIALGLFAGVLVHELAHSLVARSKGIKINSITLLIFGGVASMEEGLPDPKIELPMALAGPLTSGAIGLVCWAVTYAAAALVVGGQLTPATGGVLIFFFGYLALLNIILFLFNLLPAFPMDGGRVLRAWLAKKMPLHQATRIAADVGRGFAVFFGIFGFLVFNPILIIIAFFIYIGANQEATMVRYNFLLQDVTVGDVMTSPVQTVPPELPVSEVMRMMYETKHLGFPVVDRGVLVGMVTLGDVHAAPELDREAMQVRDLMSKNVLTLPPSAPLAEAMQIMSRTGIGRIPVKQGGDLVGIVTRTDIMTTLEIKEA, from the coding sequence ATGAACGGATCCCTCAAGATCGGGCACTTATTCGGCATTCCTATCTATCTTCACTGGACTTTCCTGCTGGTGATCCCCCTGTTCGCGTGGATCATCGGCTCGCAGATCCTCCTCACGACCGAACTGATCGCAGGCCTCTTCGGCACCGAGATCACGATGACGCTCTTTGTCAGCGGGGCCGCACCCTATATCCTTGGGACAGCAATAGCGCTCGGCCTTTTTGCCGGGGTGCTCGTCCACGAACTCGCCCACTCGCTGGTGGCCCGGTCGAAGGGGATCAAGATCAACTCGATCACGCTCCTGATCTTCGGCGGCGTCGCCTCGATGGAGGAGGGGTTGCCCGACCCGAAGATCGAACTCCCGATGGCGCTTGCCGGACCCCTGACGAGCGGTGCGATCGGCCTTGTGTGCTGGGCCGTCACCTATGCCGCCGCCGCCCTGGTCGTCGGCGGCCAGTTGACTCCGGCGACTGGCGGTGTCCTGATCTTTTTCTTCGGCTACCTCGCCCTGTTGAACATCATACTCTTCCTCTTCAACCTGCTCCCGGCCTTTCCGATGGATGGCGGGCGGGTGCTGCGGGCATGGCTTGCAAAAAAGATGCCCCTTCATCAGGCGACCCGGATCGCCGCCGATGTCGGTCGGGGGTTCGCCGTATTCTTCGGGATATTCGGTTTTCTCGTCTTCAACCCGATCCTGATCATCATCGCCTTTTTCATCTATATCGGGGCGAACCAGGAGGCCACAATGGTCCGTTACAATTTCCTGCTCCAGGACGTCACGGTCGGCGACGTGATGACCTCGCCGGTCCAGACCGTCCCGCCTGAACTCCCGGTCTCAGAGGTGATGCGGATGATGTACGAGACCAAGCACCTGGGCTTTCCGGTGGTGGACCGGGGTGTCCTTGTCGGCATGGTCACCCTCGGCGACGTCCACGCGGCGCCCGAACTCGACCGCGAGGCGATGCAGGTGCGCGACCTGATGTCGAAGAATGTTCTCACCCTCCCGCCCTCGGCACCCCTCGCCGAGGCGATGCAGATTATGTCCAGGACCGGGATTGGCCGGATACCGGTGAAGCAGGGGGGCGACCTCGTCGGGATCGTCACCAGGACCGACATCATGACGACGCTGGAGATCAAGGAGGCGTGA
- a CDS encoding PRC-barrel domain-containing protein — MKTQVTELFGMHVYTDKAILVGEVDDVLLDIDGKKIDALAVGKLNPELADSKGHRGLLIPFRIIKNVGDIIIVRHISTAFRSTKDDKSP; from the coding sequence ATGAAGACACAGGTCACCGAGCTCTTTGGGATGCACGTATACACCGATAAGGCGATTCTCGTCGGGGAAGTCGACGACGTTCTGCTTGACATCGACGGAAAGAAAATCGACGCCCTTGCGGTGGGAAAACTGAACCCCGAACTCGCCGATTCCAAGGGTCACCGCGGCCTGCTTATTCCCTTCAGGATCATAAAAAATGTCGGGGACATCATCATCGTCCGCCACATTTCGACGGCTTTTCGGAGCACAAAAGACGATAAAAGCCCCTGA
- the ileS gene encoding isoleucine--tRNA ligase — protein MKEVTSSYDAQAIEGRVQEFWRAADTYAQVKDLRRSGKQFFFVDGPPYTTGHIHLGTAWNKIIKDAVLRRHRMCGKNVIERAGYDMHGLPIEVQVEHQLGFTSKKDIEAYGIDRFIERCREFALTNMAVMSDQFRALGIWLDFDNPYQTVKKEYIEAAWWTLAQAEKNGMLERGHRVVNWCPRCETAIADSEVEYDDATDPSIYVKFPVKGADDEYLVIWTTTPWTLPANVAVAAHPGIVYALVAARKEGVEEKLWIAEALVEEVLRKGRYQHYDVLRTVTGADLAGMEYESPLAASVPAQKEIAHRVVLADYVALENTGLVHTAPGHGWDDYLTGIKYDLPVLCPVDGTGRFTKRAGVFDGLYVKDPATNRQVMDALGPCLLHEGKTTHRYGHCWRCKTPIIFRATEQWFIKASEMRDKLLDEVGKVTWYPDWAGSARFYDWVKEARDWCISRQRYWGIPIPVWQCDTCDARRVIATVAELEEASGQAVADPHRPYVDAVTIPCTCGGTMRRVSDIFDVWFDSAVASWATLGYPGEKEAFEKYWPADFITEGQDQTRGWFYSQLGASTVAFGRAPYKSVLMHGFALDAEGRKMSKSLGNVVAPEEVIKTFGVDVLRLYVLSANAPWDDMKFNWEGVKTVNRALNIFWNVYRFPLPYMVLDNFAPAQTSGGDWDETAVLRMLDLMPDEDRWILSRVNSLVASVEADFAGLNLHRVTRSLITFVLEDLSRWYLQIVRPRMWLEEDAPEKRYAYETVYYVLRRLVCLLAPFTPHLTEEIYGNLRCEGDPASVHMLDWPAADSALIDAPLETAMGVAQAFDDAVATARQDGKRKLRWPVGEVVVVTDAPAVRDAVARLSGLCASRANAKVVTVVTGRWERIGWKAEAVMRVLGPRFGKEAPKVKGAIEGADGNALKAALEADGKAIAGDYEVTPEMVTFIEEVPEGVFAAAMPDATVYVDVTLTPEIEAEGYAREVVRRLQEMRRQRDLKVDENIAVEIAIADAGVADLVSRMTDLVSGEVRASSLAVHDGAALSGAWELTAEWEVEGVPMLMGLSQARD, from the coding sequence GTGAAGGAAGTCACCAGCAGTTATGATGCACAGGCGATCGAGGGGCGCGTCCAGGAGTTCTGGCGGGCCGCCGACACCTATGCTCAGGTAAAAGATCTGCGGCGTTCAGGCAAGCAGTTCTTCTTTGTAGACGGCCCCCCGTACACCACCGGCCACATCCACCTGGGAACAGCGTGGAACAAAATCATCAAGGACGCCGTCCTCCGCCGGCACCGGATGTGCGGGAAGAACGTCATCGAGCGGGCAGGCTACGATATGCACGGGCTGCCGATCGAGGTGCAGGTCGAGCACCAGCTTGGCTTCACCTCGAAAAAAGACATCGAGGCCTACGGTATCGACCGGTTCATCGAGCGCTGCCGGGAATTCGCCCTCACCAACATGGCGGTGATGTCTGATCAGTTCAGGGCCCTTGGTATCTGGCTCGACTTCGACAACCCTTACCAGACCGTTAAAAAGGAGTATATCGAGGCGGCGTGGTGGACCCTGGCGCAGGCCGAGAAGAACGGGATGCTCGAACGGGGTCACCGCGTGGTGAACTGGTGCCCGCGGTGCGAGACCGCCATCGCCGACTCCGAGGTGGAGTACGACGACGCCACCGACCCCTCGATCTACGTGAAGTTCCCGGTGAAGGGGGCCGACGACGAGTACCTGGTGATCTGGACCACGACGCCCTGGACGCTCCCGGCGAACGTCGCCGTGGCCGCCCACCCCGGGATCGTCTACGCCCTGGTCGCCGCCCGGAAAGAGGGCGTCGAGGAGAAACTCTGGATCGCCGAGGCGCTCGTCGAGGAGGTGCTCAGAAAAGGGCGGTACCAGCACTATGACGTTCTCAGGACGGTCACCGGCGCCGACCTCGCCGGGATGGAGTACGAGTCCCCACTCGCCGCTTCAGTGCCGGCGCAGAAGGAGATCGCCCACCGCGTCGTCCTCGCCGACTACGTGGCCCTCGAAAATACCGGGCTCGTGCACACCGCACCGGGCCATGGCTGGGATGACTACCTCACCGGGATCAAATACGATCTTCCCGTACTCTGCCCGGTCGACGGCACCGGCAGGTTCACAAAACGGGCCGGGGTGTTTGACGGGCTTTATGTCAAAGACCCGGCGACGAACCGGCAGGTGATGGATGCCCTTGGCCCCTGCCTCCTCCACGAGGGGAAGACCACCCACCGTTACGGCCACTGCTGGCGGTGCAAGACCCCGATCATCTTCCGGGCCACCGAGCAGTGGTTCATCAAGGCCTCGGAGATGCGGGACAAACTTCTCGACGAGGTCGGGAAGGTCACCTGGTACCCGGACTGGGCGGGCAGCGCCCGGTTCTACGACTGGGTGAAGGAGGCCCGCGATTGGTGCATCTCGCGCCAGCGCTACTGGGGCATCCCGATCCCGGTCTGGCAGTGCGACACCTGCGATGCACGGCGAGTGATCGCGACCGTCGCCGAACTCGAAGAGGCGAGCGGGCAGGCAGTCGCCGATCCGCACCGCCCGTATGTCGATGCGGTCACCATCCCCTGCACCTGCGGCGGGACGATGCGCCGGGTCTCCGACATCTTCGACGTCTGGTTCGACTCAGCCGTGGCTTCGTGGGCGACCCTCGGTTACCCCGGCGAAAAAGAGGCGTTCGAGAAATACTGGCCCGCGGACTTCATCACCGAGGGGCAGGACCAGACCCGCGGCTGGTTCTACTCGCAGCTCGGCGCCTCGACGGTCGCCTTCGGCAGGGCCCCCTATAAATCGGTGCTGATGCACGGCTTCGCCCTCGACGCCGAGGGGCGGAAGATGTCCAAGAGCCTGGGCAACGTCGTCGCCCCGGAAGAAGTGATAAAGACCTTCGGGGTGGACGTCCTCCGCCTCTACGTCCTTTCGGCGAACGCACCCTGGGACGATATGAAGTTCAACTGGGAAGGCGTGAAGACGGTCAACCGGGCCCTCAACATCTTCTGGAACGTCTACCGTTTCCCCCTGCCCTATATGGTCCTGGACAACTTCGCACCCGCACAGACCTCAGGCGGAGACTGGGATGAGACGGCCGTTCTGCGGATGCTCGATTTGATGCCGGACGAGGACCGCTGGATCCTCTCGCGGGTCAACAGCCTTGTCGCCAGTGTGGAGGCTGACTTCGCCGGGCTGAACCTCCACCGGGTCACCCGTTCTCTCATCACCTTCGTGCTCGAAGACCTCTCGCGGTGGTACCTCCAGATCGTCAGGCCCAGAATGTGGCTCGAAGAGGACGCACCGGAGAAGCGTTACGCCTACGAGACGGTCTACTACGTCCTCCGCAGGCTCGTCTGTCTCCTTGCTCCTTTCACCCCGCACCTCACCGAGGAGATCTACGGGAACCTGCGGTGTGAGGGCGATCCGGCGAGCGTCCACATGCTCGACTGGCCCGCGGCCGACAGCGCCCTCATCGACGCGCCCCTTGAAACCGCGATGGGTGTCGCCCAGGCCTTCGACGATGCCGTGGCCACGGCCCGGCAGGACGGAAAGCGGAAACTCCGCTGGCCGGTCGGCGAGGTCGTGGTCGTGACCGACGCCCCGGCGGTGCGGGACGCTGTCGCCAGGCTTTCGGGACTCTGTGCCTCCCGCGCCAACGCGAAAGTGGTCACCGTCGTCACCGGACGGTGGGAACGTATCGGCTGGAAGGCCGAGGCCGTGATGCGCGTGCTGGGCCCGCGCTTCGGGAAGGAGGCCCCGAAGGTGAAAGGGGCGATCGAGGGGGCAGACGGCAACGCCCTGAAGGCCGCACTCGAAGCCGACGGGAAGGCGATCGCCGGGGATTACGAGGTGACGCCCGAGATGGTGACGTTCATTGAAGAGGTCCCTGAAGGCGTGTTTGCCGCCGCGATGCCCGACGCTACCGTCTATGTCGACGTCACCCTTACGCCGGAGATCGAGGCCGAGGGATATGCCCGCGAGGTGGTCCGCCGTCTCCAGGAGATGCGCCGGCAGCGTGACCTGAAGGTGGACGAGAACATCGCGGTCGAGATCGCGATCGCCGATGCAGGCGTTGCCGACCTCGTCAGCCGCATGACCGATCTCGTCAGCGGCGAGGTGCGGGCGTCCTCGCTTGCTGTCCACGATGGCGCTGCCCTCTCGGGCGCCTGGGAACTCACTGCTGAATGGGAGGTCGAAGGCGTGCCGATGCTGATGGGCCTCTCACAGGCCAGGGACTGA
- a CDS encoding molybdopterin molybdotransferase MoeA gives MSLFLEVVPVARAVETVRSIVPAIGDEMVPIGDALHRVLAEDVRAGGDLPGFDRSVVDGYAVRASDTTGSSESMPAMLVLEGRIEMGQAPAGSVGPDRCWYIPTGGVMPPGADAVAMVEYAERAGDEVLVHRAVAPGENVLGCDEDFAAGSVVLPSGRRLSPQDLGVLAAAGVAEVPVRRVPKIGIISTGNEVVPVEAALAPGRVRDANSYLCAGFVREQGCEPRRYGIVRDSPELLRQVLEGAVASCDCVLISGGSSKDVRDMSAGVIGDLGEVLVHGIAIAPGKPTIIGRVGTTPVIGLPGHPGSAFIVLVAVVRHLLAAMSGAPVSPCRVRARLAANIPSAKGREDYVRVHLEDGAATPVFGKSGLLNTLVQSDGIVVVPAGCEGFETGEEVEVVLW, from the coding sequence ATGAGTCTCTTTCTCGAGGTAGTCCCGGTCGCCCGGGCCGTGGAGACCGTCAGGTCTATCGTCCCGGCGATCGGCGATGAGATGGTGCCGATCGGCGATGCGCTCCACCGCGTCCTCGCGGAGGACGTACGGGCCGGCGGCGACCTCCCGGGCTTCGACCGTTCGGTGGTGGACGGGTATGCGGTGCGGGCATCGGACACGACCGGTTCGTCCGAGTCCATGCCGGCGATGCTCGTCCTTGAAGGTCGGATCGAGATGGGGCAGGCGCCCGCGGGGAGCGTCGGGCCCGACCGCTGCTGGTACATCCCGACCGGCGGGGTGATGCCGCCTGGTGCGGACGCCGTCGCCATGGTGGAGTACGCAGAGAGGGCCGGAGACGAGGTCCTCGTCCACCGGGCGGTCGCACCCGGTGAGAATGTGCTCGGGTGCGATGAGGACTTCGCCGCAGGCAGCGTCGTCCTCCCATCGGGGCGGCGTCTCTCCCCGCAGGATCTCGGGGTGCTCGCCGCCGCCGGCGTCGCAGAGGTGCCGGTGCGGCGGGTGCCGAAAATCGGAATCATCTCCACCGGCAACGAGGTCGTGCCGGTCGAGGCCGCCCTCGCACCGGGCCGCGTCCGGGACGCAAACTCGTATCTCTGCGCCGGGTTCGTGCGGGAGCAGGGGTGCGAGCCGCGCCGCTACGGGATCGTGCGGGACAGCCCCGAACTCCTGCGGCAGGTTCTGGAGGGGGCGGTTGCCTCCTGCGATTGTGTCCTCATCTCGGGCGGGAGCTCGAAGGACGTGCGCGATATGTCGGCCGGCGTGATCGGCGACCTTGGGGAGGTGCTCGTTCACGGCATCGCCATCGCCCCGGGAAAACCCACGATCATCGGGCGCGTCGGCACGACGCCGGTGATCGGGCTCCCCGGCCACCCGGGCTCGGCCTTCATCGTGCTCGTCGCCGTCGTCCGCCACCTGCTCGCGGCGATGAGCGGGGCGCCGGTCAGCCCGTGCCGGGTGCGAGCGCGCCTCGCCGCCAACATCCCTTCGGCGAAAGGAAGGGAGGACTATGTCCGCGTCCACCTCGAGGACGGCGCCGCAACCCCGGTCTTCGGGAAGTCCGGGCTCCTCAACACCCTGGTCCAGAGCGACGGCATCGTCGTCGTCCCTGCGGGGTGCGAAGGCTTCGAGACGGGCGAAGAGGTGGAGGTGGTCCTGTGGTGA
- a CDS encoding molybdopterin biosynthesis protein yields MVKRYLDLVSLERALAVLGEAFRCRPRTERVPLEEASGRVTAAPIFARLSVPAIHISAMDGIAVRSAETRGASESRPVVLTDAVRVNTGNIVPPAYDAVVMIEDVWIGEGTYTVRKAVAPWQHVRPVGEDIGESEMILPSLHRIRPHELGALAAYGVTDVEALALSAGLIPTGSELVPAGTRPGPGQAVESNTLMAAAHLRALGVEARRYAIVPDEPDLIRAAILEGIRENDILIVSAGSSAGTRDYTASIIAELGEVLVHGVAIKPAKPVIIGKIEGKPVIGLPGYPLAAFTILREIVTPLVARYGFPVPEAGTVEAALTTTLHSDIGTDEFVLLSTGRIGGRWVAVPQSRGAGVQMSAVRANAVMTIPAAKEGVEAGETIRARLMVPRRQAEEAVLITGSHDPCLDRLADLVRPGGVEVHSTHVGSMGGLLTLKKRQCHTAPMHLLAPDGEYNIPFLRKYLPDEEIVLVCVAEREQGLISREGATLDDLPALRYANRQKGSGTRLLLDYLLKERGVDPALIRGYEREFTTHLGVALAVRSGEADCGMGVYSAAQALGLTFTPVATERYELAMHADTLEDPRVRACVDAIGSDAFKQTLLQMGGYRVSETGARRVLP; encoded by the coding sequence GTGGTGAAGCGCTATCTCGACCTTGTCTCCCTGGAGCGGGCGCTGGCGGTCCTGGGAGAGGCGTTCAGGTGCCGTCCCCGCACCGAACGGGTGCCCCTTGAGGAGGCGTCAGGCCGGGTGACCGCCGCCCCGATCTTCGCCCGTCTCTCGGTCCCGGCCATCCACATCTCGGCGATGGACGGGATCGCCGTGCGGAGCGCTGAGACCCGCGGCGCCAGCGAGAGCCGCCCGGTCGTCCTCACCGACGCCGTGCGGGTGAACACCGGAAACATCGTCCCACCGGCGTACGACGCCGTCGTGATGATCGAGGACGTCTGGATCGGCGAGGGCACCTATACGGTCAGGAAGGCCGTCGCCCCCTGGCAGCACGTCCGCCCGGTCGGCGAGGACATCGGCGAGTCCGAGATGATCCTCCCCTCCCTGCACCGGATCCGTCCGCACGAACTTGGGGCGCTCGCCGCCTACGGCGTGACCGATGTGGAGGCGCTCGCCCTCTCGGCCGGGCTTATTCCTACCGGGTCTGAACTGGTGCCTGCCGGCACCCGCCCTGGCCCCGGGCAGGCGGTGGAGAGCAACACCCTGATGGCAGCGGCGCACCTCCGCGCCCTGGGCGTGGAGGCCCGCCGCTACGCCATCGTTCCGGACGAGCCCGACCTGATCAGGGCGGCGATCCTGGAAGGGATCAGGGAGAACGACATCCTCATCGTCTCGGCCGGTTCATCGGCGGGCACGCGCGACTACACCGCCTCGATCATCGCCGAACTCGGCGAGGTGCTCGTCCACGGCGTGGCGATCAAACCGGCAAAGCCGGTGATCATCGGGAAGATCGAGGGCAAACCCGTGATCGGGCTGCCTGGCTACCCGCTTGCGGCCTTCACCATACTGCGGGAGATCGTCACCCCGCTCGTCGCCCGCTACGGGTTTCCCGTGCCTGAGGCCGGGACCGTCGAGGCCGCCCTCACCACCACCCTCCACTCCGATATCGGCACCGACGAGTTCGTCCTCCTCTCGACCGGGCGGATCGGCGGGCGCTGGGTCGCCGTGCCCCAGTCGCGCGGCGCCGGCGTCCAGATGAGCGCCGTCCGCGCGAATGCCGTCATGACCATCCCGGCAGCGAAGGAGGGCGTCGAGGCCGGTGAGACGATACGGGCGCGCCTGATGGTCCCGCGCCGGCAGGCCGAGGAAGCGGTGCTGATCACCGGGAGCCACGACCCCTGCCTGGACCGTCTCGCCGATCTCGTCAGGCCCGGCGGGGTCGAGGTCCACTCCACCCATGTCGGGAGCATGGGCGGACTTCTCACCCTGAAAAAGCGGCAGTGCCACACCGCCCCGATGCACCTGCTCGCTCCCGACGGCGAGTACAACATCCCCTTCCTGCGGAAGTACCTCCCGGACGAGGAGATCGTCCTCGTCTGCGTCGCCGAACGGGAGCAGGGTCTGATCTCGCGGGAGGGCGCCACGCTCGACGACCTGCCGGCCCTGCGGTATGCGAACCGACAGAAGGGTTCGGGGACGCGGCTGCTCCTCGATTATCTCCTGAAGGAGCGGGGGGTCGATCCGGCCCTGATCCGGGGCTACGAGCGCGAGTTCACCACGCACCTCGGCGTCGCCCTCGCCGTCCGTTCAGGCGAGGCCGACTGCGGCATGGGTGTGTATTCGGCCGCGCAGGCCCTCGGCCTCACCTTCACCCCGGTGGCGACCGAGCGCTACGAACTGGCGATGCACGCCGACACCCTCGAAGACCCGCGGGTGCGCGCCTGCGTCGATGCGATCGGTTCGGACGCCTTCAAGCAGACCCTCCTGCAGATGGGCGGCTACAGGGTCAGCGAGACAGGCGCGAGGCGCGTACTGCCATAA
- a CDS encoding TIGR00725 family protein: protein MQIAIVGAGECSPEEYEAAETAGYLIAGNHETLVCGGLGGVMEAACRGAKEAGGTTVGILPGTGGENPYLDVVIRSNLGHARNALVVGSADAVIAIGGKFGTLSEIALALKMKKAVFGVGTWKIEGVFPCATPEEAVLMAVRASRLSR from the coding sequence ATGCAGATCGCAATCGTCGGGGCGGGGGAGTGCTCCCCTGAAGAATACGAAGCGGCGGAGACCGCCGGCTACCTGATCGCCGGCAACCACGAGACCCTCGTATGCGGCGGGCTCGGCGGGGTGATGGAGGCCGCATGCCGGGGTGCGAAGGAGGCGGGCGGGACGACGGTCGGGATCCTGCCGGGCACCGGCGGGGAAAACCCGTACCTCGACGTCGTCATCAGGAGTAATCTCGGTCATGCGCGAAACGCCCTCGTCGTCGGGTCGGCCGACGCCGTGATCGCTATAGGAGGGAAATTCGGCACCCTTTCGGAGATCGCCCTCGCCCTGAAGATGAAAAAGGCGGTGTTCGGGGTTGGCACCTGGAAGATCGAGGGCGTCTTCCCCTGCGCCACACCCGAGGAGGCGGTGCTTATGGCAGTACGCGCCTCGCGCCTGTCTCGCTGA
- a CDS encoding tRNA(His) guanylyltransferase Thg1 family protein has product MESHEIFSALAIYPPVFLRLDGRSFHRLTRTCEKPFDARFHAAMTGTCRRLLAGSGLNPLFAYTFSDEINLYCTVLPFGGRVEKLDSVAASYAASAFTLEYGCDEPIAFDSRVVPATPEYALEYLAMRQAEAWRNHINAYCQAALVEDGHTPREAAAMLRGMKAAGMHDLMFARGVNLTETPAWQRRGTLVRYGTYTKEGVNPRTGERVTVQRRGVVIDEDLPLFPTPEGRAYLFSVPGL; this is encoded by the coding sequence ATGGAGAGCCACGAGATCTTCTCGGCCCTTGCTATCTACCCCCCGGTCTTCCTGCGCCTTGACGGCCGCTCCTTCCACCGGCTGACCCGGACCTGCGAGAAGCCCTTCGACGCCCGGTTCCATGCGGCGATGACCGGCACCTGCAGGCGATTGCTTGCCGGCAGCGGCCTCAACCCCCTCTTCGCCTATACGTTCTCCGACGAGATCAATCTCTACTGCACCGTCCTCCCCTTCGGCGGGCGGGTGGAGAAACTCGACTCGGTCGCCGCCTCCTATGCGGCGAGCGCTTTCACCCTGGAGTACGGCTGCGACGAACCCATCGCCTTCGACTCCCGCGTCGTCCCTGCGACGCCCGAATACGCCCTCGAATACCTTGCCATGCGCCAGGCCGAGGCGTGGCGGAACCACATCAACGCCTACTGCCAGGCGGCCCTGGTGGAGGATGGGCACACGCCCCGCGAAGCGGCCGCAATGCTGCGGGGGATGAAGGCCGCCGGAATGCACGATCTGATGTTTGCGCGGGGGGTCAACCTCACCGAAACGCCGGCGTGGCAGCGGCGCGGCACCCTGGTCAGATATGGCACCTATACAAAAGAGGGGGTGAACCCGCGGACCGGGGAGCGGGTCACCGTCCAGCGGCGCGGCGTCGTCATCGACGAAGACCTGCCGCTCTTCCCGACCCCTGAGGGTCGGGCCTATCTCTTCTCAGTCCCTGGCCTGTGA